In Candidatus Eisenbacteria bacterium, the genomic stretch CTCGATCTGCTCCGCGAAATCAAGCGCCAGCGTCCGAAGCTCCCGATCCTCATCCTGACCATAGCCTCCGAGGACCAATACGCGGTCCGCGCGCTCCGGTCCGGCGCTTCGGGATACCTGACCAAGGAGAGCGCTCCCGAGGAGCTGGTTCAAGCGGTCCGGAAGGTCGTGTCGGGGGGACGGTACGTGAGCCCGCGGCTAGCCGAGCGCCTCGCCCTCATGATAGATCGCGACGCCGACCGGCCCCCGCATGATCAGCTTTCCGAGCGGGAATATCAGGTCTTCCGGCTCCTTGCCTCCGGCCACGCCGTTTCGGAGGTCGCCGAGGAGCTTCACCTGAGCGTGAAAACCATCAGCACCTATCGCTCGCGCGTCCTCGAGAAGATGAGCCTCCGCACGAATGCCGACCTGACCGTGTACGCGGTCCGAAACCACCTCGTCGAGTAGCTGACCAGCAAGACTGCTCGCCTCCGGCTCGCCCGTATCCGATTCCGTCTGACACTGGCTTGGGAGTCCGTCCGACGCGGAAATCAGTGGCACGCTGATTCTCACGATACCGTACGGCTTCGTAGGATTTGACCCGAGCATCACGCTGATCACGTCAATTTGAGGGGTCCCAAAGACGGTCCTATTGCGAGTGAATCCTCCCTGGACCGGCTTTGGCGGCTAGGGACCCGGCGGCGTTCGGCAGTCGGGTCCCGCATAATCGACGCGCATCTCCACCGCGCGCATGGGCGGGCGTCGGGGTGCGCTAGGCAAACGAGGAGCGGGGGCCAGCCGGTCTCGCTCGATAGGACGGCAGGCTCGAGCTTCCGATTCGGAGCAGGCGGCGCGCTCCAGCGTGCGCCGACCCGGTTAGCCAGGGTCGGGCACATTCTCCTTGGCCGACACCGCGCGCGATCTCTCGATCCAGCTCGATCCCGCTCCTCGATGGGGGGCCCGGGCGGTGGGCGTGGCCGGTGACCGGACACGCTGGCCCGCGACAACCTTTTCCGAGCGATTCGGCTCGGAAGAGCGCGTTCAAGGTCGGCACCGCGATGCCGTGGAGAAGCCTATCCGGTCGCGCGTTTCTTGACGTGGTTCGCGCATCGGAATTCAGGATGGTGGGCTTCTTGCGGACACCCTCCCGCCCCGGGCAGCCCCGAGTCTGCTAACCAGCTGCGATGAACAGGCTGGTTGAAATACGTTCGTATAACCTGACGCCTGGGAGTCGCGTCGAGTTTCATCGCTTGGTGTCTGAAGTGTCCCTCCCCATGCTGAAACGATGGGGTGTTGATGTGGTTGCGTTTGGTCCTTCCCCTCACGACACAAGCTCCTACTACCTCATCCGAGCATATGACAGC encodes the following:
- a CDS encoding response regulator transcription factor, which codes for MIRALIADDHAVLRRGLAEVLGEARDIVVQGEAGSCREVLAKLRQGEWDVVVLDLNFPDGNGLDLLREIKRQRPKLPILILTIASEDQYAVRALRSGASGYLTKESAPEELVQAVRKVVSGGRYVSPRLAERLALMIDRDADRPPHDQLSEREYQVFRLLASGHAVSEVAEELHLSVKTISTYRSRVLEKMSLRTNADLTVYAVRNHLVE
- a CDS encoding NIPSNAP family protein, producing MNRLVEIRSYNLTPGSRVEFHRLVSEVSLPMLKRWGVDVVAFGPSPHDTSSYYLIRAYDSLEHRQSSQDAFYGSAEWRQGPREKIISLIESETSVVIEMDSSTVDSLRKSAEDRP